In a genomic window of beta proteobacterium MWH-UniP1:
- a CDS encoding aldo/keto reductase: MKTRQLGPFQVSEIGLGCMNFSHGYDKPIPDEKSYEILNRALELGVTLFDTAAVYGFGLNETLLSKWIGPVRNRITLCTKGGLSGKMTENGYQRKIDSSAATIRQNCDESLRRLGVEVIDLYYLHRWDKTTPIEDVAHTMGELVRAGKVRTIGFSEISAATLRRAHAVYPVTAVQSEYSLWTRNPEIALLNTCKELGVSLVAFSPLGRKFLTGRFTSLSDHDPFDLRQKMPRFLPGAFEKNVALLSPFEDLADEAGCTMAQLALAWVLAQGEYVFPIPGTTRVEHLEENMSASGLMITSDILRRTSELIHQNSVHGSRYDMVAQASVDTEDF; encoded by the coding sequence ATGAAGACTCGGCAGTTAGGGCCCTTTCAGGTCTCTGAAATTGGTCTGGGGTGTATGAATTTCAGTCATGGCTATGACAAACCGATCCCCGACGAAAAATCCTATGAGATTTTGAATCGTGCGCTAGAGCTCGGCGTGACCTTGTTTGATACGGCAGCAGTCTACGGTTTTGGGTTAAACGAAACCTTGCTTTCCAAATGGATCGGCCCAGTCCGTAACCGCATTACCTTGTGCACCAAGGGCGGCCTGTCGGGCAAGATGACTGAAAACGGATACCAAAGAAAAATTGATAGTAGTGCTGCCACCATTCGTCAGAATTGTGATGAGAGCCTGAGGCGTTTGGGCGTAGAGGTGATTGATCTTTATTACCTGCACCGCTGGGACAAAACAACACCGATCGAAGATGTGGCCCACACCATGGGGGAGTTGGTGCGGGCGGGCAAGGTTCGAACCATTGGTTTTTCCGAGATCTCTGCTGCGACCTTGCGGCGGGCCCACGCGGTCTACCCGGTGACTGCGGTGCAATCCGAGTATTCGCTCTGGACTCGAAACCCGGAAATTGCACTATTGAATACCTGCAAAGAACTTGGGGTGAGCCTGGTGGCCTTTAGCCCATTGGGCCGAAAGTTTCTGACGGGTCGATTCACCAGTCTTTCCGATCACGATCCCTTTGATCTTCGGCAGAAGATGCCGCGCTTTTTGCCGGGTGCTTTTGAAAAGAATGTCGCCTTGTTAAGCCCCTTTGAAGATCTGGCCGACGAAGCGGGGTGCACCATGGCCCAGTTGGCCTTGGCCTGGGTTCTGGCGCAAGGGGAATATGTTTTTCCAATACCGGGCACGACCCGCGTGGAACATCTGGAAGAAAACATGTCTGCCTCTGGGCTGATGATCACTTCCGATATTTTGCGGCGCACCAGCGAATTGATCCATCAAAACAGCGTCCATGGAAGCCGTTACGACATGGTGGCCCAGGCCAGCGTTGATACTGAGGACTTTTAG
- a CDS encoding aspartate aminotransferase family protein, translating to MPFTFNRAFKKAPRLIAKASGMHYFTPEGRQVLDCVAGLWCVNAGHANPHVVKAIQQQAADLDFAPTFNMGHPKAFELANKLVELAPPGLNKVFYTNSGSESVETALKIALAYHRTRGEGSRTRLIGRERGYHGVNFGGISVGGIPGNRKVFGAMVSGTDHLRSTHDLSRNAFSKGQPQHGADFADELERIIALHDPSNIAAVIMEPMAGSTGVLIPPVGYLQRVREICDKHGILLIFDEVITGFGRIGAPFAAQRFGVTPDLMTAAKGITNGAVPMGAVFAREDIHDAFMQGPERAIEFAHGYTYSGHPLACAAGLGVLQAYEEGELLTRALKLESVFQEAVHSLAGLPNVIDIRNLGLVAGIELASRPGAVGHRAYEAFVAAWEAGILIRVTGDIIALSPPLIVEESQIHQMVDVLGRVLKSIP from the coding sequence ATGCCGTTTACCTTTAACCGGGCGTTTAAAAAGGCACCGCGTTTAATCGCCAAGGCATCAGGAATGCACTATTTCACGCCGGAGGGGCGGCAGGTGCTGGATTGTGTGGCGGGCCTGTGGTGTGTGAATGCGGGCCATGCCAATCCCCATGTTGTGAAGGCTATCCAGCAGCAGGCGGCCGACTTAGATTTCGCACCCACGTTCAACATGGGTCACCCCAAGGCCTTTGAGCTTGCCAACAAGTTGGTTGAGCTTGCGCCGCCGGGTTTGAATAAAGTCTTTTACACCAACTCTGGTTCAGAGTCGGTCGAGACCGCTTTGAAAATTGCATTGGCGTATCACCGTACACGCGGCGAAGGGTCGCGCACCCGCCTGATTGGTCGAGAGCGCGGCTACCACGGTGTAAATTTTGGCGGCATTTCTGTGGGCGGTATTCCCGGCAACCGCAAAGTCTTTGGCGCTATGGTGAGTGGCACTGACCATCTACGCTCCACCCACGATTTGAGCCGTAACGCCTTTTCAAAGGGCCAGCCCCAGCACGGCGCAGACTTTGCCGATGAGCTTGAGCGCATCATTGCCTTGCATGACCCATCCAATATTGCTGCCGTGATTATGGAGCCCATGGCGGGTTCCACTGGTGTACTCATTCCGCCAGTGGGTTATCTGCAGCGTGTTCGTGAGATCTGTGACAAGCATGGCATCTTGCTGATTTTTGACGAAGTCATTACTGGGTTTGGCCGTATCGGCGCGCCGTTTGCTGCCCAGCGGTTTGGCGTGACCCCGGATCTGATGACTGCCGCCAAGGGCATCACTAACGGCGCCGTACCAATGGGCGCGGTGTTTGCACGGGAAGACATTCATGATGCCTTCATGCAGGGGCCAGAGCGTGCGATTGAGTTCGCCCATGGTTACACCTATTCCGGCCATCCACTTGCCTGCGCAGCTGGGCTTGGCGTGTTGCAAGCTTACGAAGAGGGCGAGCTCTTGACTCGGGCACTGAAGCTTGAGTCCGTATTCCAAGAGGCCGTGCACAGTCTGGCCGGCTTGCCCAATGTGATTGATATCCGCAATCTCGGCTTGGTGGCCGGTATTGAACTGGCCTCAAGGCCAGGTGCCGTGGGTCACCGGGCTTACGAGGCGTTTGTCGCCGCCTGGGAGGCCGGGATTCTGATTCGTGTGACGGGCGACATTATTGCCTTGTCGCCACCGTTGATTGTTGAAGAGTCGCAGATCCATCAGATGGTGGATGTCTTGGGCCGTGTTCTGAAATCAATTCCTTAA
- a CDS encoding amidase, with protein MSKLSVQYGFMPYPPVPSPHAASGPLSGLTFAVKDLIDVRGYPTSGGQATILAKSGIKDTTAPTVQKLLDSGAELVGKAITEELAYSIVGNNIHFGAPINSANPDRYTGGSSSGSAAVVAAGLVDFALGTDTGGSVRAPASNCGLIGIRPTHGRVSLQGAMDLAPSFDTCGWMTRDMNTFVRVADVLLGDDSHPLPQSLRVIEPSDAWAELSAEIAQSLSAPRAKIRGCFARQETTTVALESFEQMLTHFRSIQGFEAWATYGQFIQEDLPVLGEGIAARFEISRQVTRAQYDAGHEFRKRFQDHIDAILKTDGVLLIPTMTQVAPLRGTAEPALDQYRATNFRVLCIAGYGALPQITLPVANHQGAQLGLSLVGPRGSDRSLVSLAQQIMQTFGT; from the coding sequence ATGTCAAAGTTAAGCGTTCAGTATGGATTTATGCCATATCCGCCTGTGCCTTCCCCCCATGCGGCATCGGGTCCTTTGTCTGGTCTGACATTCGCAGTGAAAGATCTTATTGATGTGCGCGGGTACCCCACAAGCGGCGGGCAGGCCACTATTCTTGCAAAATCTGGAATTAAAGACACCACGGCCCCCACTGTCCAAAAGCTATTGGATAGCGGTGCGGAACTGGTGGGCAAGGCCATCACAGAGGAGCTGGCCTATTCAATTGTTGGTAACAACATCCACTTTGGCGCACCCATCAACTCTGCAAATCCTGATCGATACACCGGGGGTTCTTCTTCTGGGTCGGCTGCGGTGGTCGCCGCTGGATTGGTGGATTTTGCACTTGGCACCGATACGGGGGGTTCGGTTCGGGCGCCGGCCAGCAACTGTGGATTGATTGGCATTCGACCCACTCATGGCCGAGTGAGTCTTCAGGGTGCTATGGATTTGGCGCCAAGCTTTGATACCTGCGGCTGGATGACACGCGACATGAACACCTTTGTTCGGGTAGCCGATGTCTTGTTGGGGGATGATTCCCATCCCTTACCCCAATCTCTGCGGGTGATCGAACCCTCAGATGCCTGGGCGGAACTCTCAGCAGAAATTGCTCAATCGCTATCAGCCCCAAGAGCCAAGATCAGGGGCTGTTTTGCGCGCCAGGAAACCACAACGGTTGCGTTAGAGTCGTTTGAACAGATGCTGACGCATTTTCGGTCGATTCAGGGCTTCGAAGCCTGGGCCACCTATGGTCAATTTATTCAAGAAGATCTTCCGGTGCTGGGTGAGGGAATCGCCGCCCGGTTTGAGATTTCTCGTCAGGTGACCCGCGCGCAATACGACGCAGGACATGAGTTTAGAAAGCGGTTCCAAGATCACATTGACGCGATTTTGAAAACGGATGGGGTTTTGTTGATTCCCACCATGACACAGGTAGCACCGCTTAGGGGCACGGCAGAGCCGGCCTTAGACCAATATCGGGCGACCAACTTCCGGGTTTTGTGTATTGCGGGCTACGGCGCCTTACCGCAAATCACTTTGCCGGTGGCGAATCATCAGGGGGCCCAGCTTGGTTTGTCGTTGGTTGGCCCGCGCGGCAGTGATCGTTCCTTGGTCAGTCTTGCCCAACAGATTATGCAGACGTTTGGTACTTAA
- a CDS encoding DMT family transporter, with protein MSPPIKGLALGLLGVIIFAATLPVTKLAMSGPGMSPVFIWAGRATIAGILSGIYLWASGARWPGRDAVLPIGLVMLGVVIAWPLMSSLAMMYSTPAHLAVLNGVLPFVTAALGAWLLKDRQPARFWICAALGSCVVSLYAYSRADGAWQLADGLMAIGIIVGGLGYIGGAMAARFCSGPQAISWGLLFSLPFTLPAAFLTFDSAVLSSPALPWLAFVYLALMSQWIGFFFWYQALQVGGVARVSQVQLLQLFITLGFAAILAGDQIDASLLVVAVLTVALIAIGRRQ; from the coding sequence ATGTCGCCACCGATCAAAGGCTTGGCGCTCGGGCTTTTGGGCGTGATTATCTTTGCCGCAACACTGCCGGTCACTAAGCTGGCCATGTCGGGCCCGGGGATGAGTCCGGTCTTTATCTGGGCGGGGCGCGCAACGATTGCGGGAATATTGTCAGGAATTTATCTCTGGGCCAGTGGTGCGCGGTGGCCTGGCCGTGATGCAGTTTTACCGATCGGCCTGGTCATGCTGGGGGTGGTGATTGCGTGGCCGCTGATGAGTTCGTTGGCCATGATGTACTCCACCCCCGCTCATCTTGCTGTCTTAAACGGTGTTCTTCCTTTTGTGACCGCAGCATTGGGCGCCTGGCTACTAAAAGATCGTCAACCCGCTCGGTTTTGGATATGTGCAGCGCTTGGTTCCTGCGTGGTCAGCTTGTATGCGTACAGCCGCGCCGATGGGGCATGGCAGCTGGCCGATGGTCTGATGGCCATTGGCATTATCGTTGGGGGCCTGGGGTATATCGGCGGTGCGATGGCCGCGCGGTTTTGTTCTGGACCGCAGGCGATTTCATGGGGGCTGTTGTTTTCTTTGCCGTTTACACTGCCGGCCGCTTTCTTAACGTTTGATAGTGCGGTCTTATCGAGCCCCGCCTTACCCTGGCTCGCCTTTGTCTACTTGGCCTTAATGAGCCAATGGATTGGCTTTTTCTTTTGGTACCAAGCACTACAGGTAGGCGGTGTCGCACGTGTCAGTCAGGTACAACTGCTGCAGTTATTTATCACGTTAGGCTTTGCGGCAATCCTGGCGGGAGACCAAATCGATGCAAGTCTCTTGGTGGTGGCGGTGTTGACGGTAGCCTTGATTGCGATTGGCAGGCGGCAATAA
- a CDS encoding ABC transporter substrate-binding protein, whose translation MKSVVRRFMLVSAVVASVAGMGVAHAQPQKTLRFIAQADLRILDPIATTAYITRNHGYMVYDTLFAMDAKFQIQPQMVDKYTVSADKLTYTFTLRDGLKFHDGAPVRSADVIASIDRWSKRDALGQKMLEATAGWRAVNDKTFELKLKQPFAFVLDALGKPSSNVPFIMPERIAKTDPFTNITDPTGSGPFKMIKDEWVPGNKVVYVKNKDYIPRKEAPSWASGGKVVKVDRVEWLYIPDSATAAAALNAGEADWWEQLPPDLIPILARNKSVKVDNIDPLGSMGMIRFNFMHPPFNNPKMRQAVAMVLNQQDYVLGIAGSPKNGKVCTSFFTCDTPLASDVGAEAMKGPRNFEKAKQLIKEAGYKGEKIVIISATDQPIVQSQSLLTTELLKKLGLNVELQAGDWGTLITRRTSKEPVAKGGWSIFHTWLVGPDLLNPAVNFAVRGNGQKAWFGWPEDQKLEDLREAFFKAPDAAAAKRAAEAVQRRAFEFLPYVPTAQFILPTAYRTNLSGVIVAPMAFLWNVEKK comes from the coding sequence ATGAAATCAGTTGTTCGCCGCTTTATGCTGGTCAGCGCAGTCGTTGCGTCGGTGGCGGGAATGGGCGTTGCCCATGCTCAACCCCAAAAGACACTTCGATTTATTGCGCAAGCAGACCTGCGTATTCTCGATCCGATTGCGACTACGGCTTACATCACGCGTAACCACGGTTACATGGTGTACGACACCTTGTTTGCAATGGATGCCAAGTTTCAGATCCAGCCGCAGATGGTGGATAAATATACGGTCAGTGCCGATAAGCTTACCTATACGTTTACCCTGCGCGATGGCCTGAAGTTTCACGATGGTGCGCCTGTGCGCTCGGCAGACGTGATTGCCTCGATTGACCGCTGGTCCAAGCGTGATGCACTTGGCCAGAAAATGCTGGAAGCAACGGCAGGCTGGCGGGCGGTCAACGACAAGACCTTTGAGTTAAAGCTGAAGCAGCCTTTTGCTTTTGTGCTGGATGCGCTGGGCAAGCCCTCGTCAAACGTTCCGTTCATCATGCCGGAGCGCATTGCCAAGACCGATCCGTTTACCAACATCACCGACCCAACAGGCTCAGGCCCCTTTAAGATGATTAAAGATGAGTGGGTGCCGGGTAATAAAGTGGTCTATGTGAAAAACAAGGACTACATTCCTCGTAAAGAGGCACCGTCTTGGGCGTCGGGCGGTAAAGTCGTGAAAGTAGACCGCGTTGAGTGGCTCTACATTCCTGACTCCGCTACTGCCGCAGCCGCGTTAAATGCTGGTGAGGCCGACTGGTGGGAGCAACTGCCCCCAGACTTGATTCCAATTCTGGCCCGCAATAAGAGTGTGAAGGTCGACAACATCGATCCCTTGGGGTCCATGGGCATGATCCGATTTAACTTCATGCACCCACCGTTTAACAATCCCAAAATGCGTCAGGCTGTTGCCATGGTCTTGAACCAGCAGGACTATGTGCTTGGTATTGCCGGTAGCCCCAAAAACGGTAAAGTCTGCACATCATTCTTTACCTGTGACACGCCTTTGGCCAGCGATGTTGGCGCCGAGGCCATGAAGGGTCCCCGCAATTTCGAAAAAGCCAAGCAGCTGATCAAAGAGGCCGGCTACAAGGGCGAAAAGATCGTGATCATTTCGGCAACTGACCAGCCGATCGTGCAGTCGCAGTCCTTGCTCACCACCGAGCTTTTGAAAAAACTTGGCTTAAATGTTGAGCTGCAGGCAGGTGATTGGGGCACCCTGATTACTCGTCGCACATCGAAAGAGCCAGTTGCCAAAGGTGGCTGGTCGATCTTCCACACCTGGTTGGTGGGTCCAGACCTCTTGAACCCAGCAGTGAACTTTGCTGTCCGTGGCAATGGCCAGAAGGCGTGGTTTGGCTGGCCAGAAGATCAGAAGCTGGAAGATTTGCGCGAAGCCTTCTTTAAGGCGCCTGATGCTGCCGCTGCAAAGCGTGCTGCAGAGGCCGTTCAACGTCGTGCATTTGAGTTCCTCCCCTATGTGCCAACGGCCCAGTTCATCTTGCCCACGGCTTATCGCACCAACCTGTCTGGCGTGATCGTTGCGCCAATGGCCTTCCTTTGGAACGTCGAGAAGAAGTAA
- a CDS encoding ABC transporter permease → MFSYVLKRLGATVVVMAVVAFFVFSLLYLTPGDPAAVIAGDIATDEDIKRIRQSLGLDDPFLVRFGNWVWALAHGDLGTSIFTNLPVSRLIGQRIEPTISLTLCTLVVSLLLAVPLGTIAAARAGSFLDKTVMGISVIGFSLPVFVLAFGLILIFSVTLEWLPVQGYRPISEGLWDWLRHLILPSIALGTVYAALIARITRASVLDVLAQDYIRTATAKGMKEKQVLWGHALKNAAVPIVTIVGIGIGLLISGAVVTETVFAIPGVGRLTVDAILRRDYPIIQGVILIFSAAYVLINLLIDLSYMIFDPRIRY, encoded by the coding sequence TTGTTTAGTTATGTTTTAAAGCGTTTGGGTGCAACTGTCGTCGTTATGGCGGTGGTTGCATTCTTCGTTTTCTCCCTTCTTTATTTGACCCCCGGTGATCCAGCAGCAGTGATCGCTGGGGATATTGCAACCGACGAAGACATCAAACGGATTCGCCAGTCGCTTGGCCTCGACGATCCCTTTCTGGTTCGTTTTGGTAACTGGGTCTGGGCGCTTGCCCACGGGGATCTGGGCACCTCTATCTTTACCAATCTGCCGGTGTCACGTCTGATTGGCCAGCGGATTGAGCCGACTATCTCGTTGACGCTGTGCACCTTGGTGGTGTCCTTGTTACTGGCTGTTCCCCTGGGCACAATCGCAGCAGCTCGTGCAGGAAGCTTTCTAGATAAGACCGTGATGGGTATTTCAGTGATTGGGTTTTCATTGCCGGTCTTTGTGCTCGCCTTTGGCCTGATTCTGATTTTCTCGGTCACACTGGAGTGGCTGCCGGTGCAGGGCTATCGTCCGATCAGCGAGGGCCTTTGGGATTGGCTGCGGCACCTGATTCTGCCCAGTATTGCCTTGGGAACGGTCTATGCGGCGTTGATTGCGCGGATTACGCGGGCGAGTGTGCTGGATGTTCTGGCCCAAGACTATATCCGGACCGCAACTGCAAAGGGTATGAAAGAAAAGCAAGTCCTCTGGGGCCACGCGCTTAAAAATGCGGCGGTGCCAATTGTCACGATTGTGGGTATTGGTATCGGCTTGTTGATCAGTGGTGCCGTGGTGACCGAGACGGTCTTTGCGATTCCGGGTGTGGGCCGTCTTACGGTGGATGCGATCTTGCGTCGTGACTATCCCATCATTCAGGGCGTAATCCTGATCTTTTCTGCTGCCTATGTCCTGATCAATTTATTAATTGATCTCTCTTACATGATTTTCGATCCAAGAATTCGGTATTGA
- a CDS encoding ABC transporter permease: MSTTGLSLWWSGFQKQTATLYRRHPSALIGSIVLISMCLMAFLAPYLGTVDPQAVAPINRLQSPSAEFWFGTDMLGRDVYSRVVYGARVSLTVGIAVAILSTIIGLAIGLVTGFLRWADSVIMRIMDGLMSIPSILLAIALMALTKASIENVIIAITISEVPRVVRLVRSLVLSLREQPYVEAATASGTPLIKTLVKHILPNTVAPLLVQATYVCASAMITEAILSFIGAGTPPNIPSWGNIMAEARSMFQIASYLIIFPAIFLSLTVLAVNFLGDGMRDALDPRLSRRM, from the coding sequence ATGTCCACAACTGGTTTGAGTTTGTGGTGGTCTGGGTTTCAGAAGCAGACCGCCACGCTGTATCGGCGACATCCATCGGCGTTAATTGGATCCATCGTCTTGATCTCTATGTGCCTGATGGCCTTCTTAGCCCCATACCTGGGGACGGTTGATCCACAGGCGGTTGCGCCGATTAACCGCCTACAGTCCCCAAGCGCTGAGTTTTGGTTTGGCACCGATATGTTGGGCCGAGACGTCTATAGCCGGGTGGTCTATGGTGCGCGCGTCTCGTTAACGGTTGGTATTGCGGTCGCCATTCTGAGCACAATTATTGGGTTGGCCATTGGATTGGTTACGGGCTTTTTGCGCTGGGCAGATTCAGTGATCATGCGCATCATGGACGGATTGATGTCGATCCCATCAATTCTGTTGGCGATCGCCTTGATGGCCTTGACCAAGGCCAGTATTGAAAACGTGATCATTGCGATTACGATTTCCGAGGTGCCACGGGTTGTGCGATTGGTGCGCAGTTTGGTGCTGTCTCTGCGTGAACAGCCCTATGTAGAAGCCGCGACCGCATCCGGCACGCCGCTCATCAAAACACTGGTGAAGCACATTTTGCCCAACACGGTTGCACCGCTTCTGGTCCAGGCGACTTATGTCTGTGCGTCGGCCATGATCACGGAAGCGATTCTGTCGTTTATTGGTGCAGGAACACCACCGAATATTCCGAGCTGGGGCAACATCATGGCAGAGGCTCGCAGCATGTTCCAGATTGCAAGCTACTTGATCATTTTTCCCGCCATTTTCCTATCGCTTACGGTATTGGCCGTGAACTTTTTGGGCGACGGAATGCGCGATGCGCTTGATCCACGGCTTTCGCGGAGAATGTAA
- a CDS encoding ABC transporter ATP-binding protein, protein MPVLEVRDLKTYFHTRDGVVRAVDGVSFKVNAGETLAVVGESGCGKSVTSLSILRLIASPPGRNEGGEILFQGEDLLKASEARMRDIRGNKISMIFQEPMTSLNPVLTIGKQISEVLVLHQNMTEAQAKAKAVDLLKLVKIPEAENRVNQYPHQLSGGMRQRVMIAMALACDPTVLIADEPTTALDVTIQAQILNLMRELRDRTGASIVLITHDLGVVAEMAQRVVVMYAGKKVEEADVKELFASPLHPYTRGLMNSMPKLDEEESKRLEEIPGMVPSLREPIVGCAFAPRCSHATEKCRKETPVLEQKKSDHLAACWHSEKFLSGVHA, encoded by the coding sequence GTGCCCGTTCTCGAAGTTCGGGATTTAAAAACTTATTTTCATACCCGAGACGGCGTCGTACGTGCCGTCGACGGCGTATCGTTTAAGGTTAATGCGGGCGAGACCCTGGCTGTGGTCGGAGAGTCCGGCTGTGGCAAGAGCGTGACATCGCTTTCAATCCTGCGCCTGATCGCATCGCCACCAGGTCGAAACGAAGGTGGTGAGATTCTTTTTCAGGGTGAAGATCTGCTCAAGGCCAGCGAGGCACGGATGCGTGACATCCGTGGCAACAAGATCTCCATGATCTTTCAAGAGCCGATGACTTCGCTGAATCCCGTGCTCACTATTGGCAAACAGATTTCGGAAGTGTTGGTCTTGCACCAGAACATGACCGAAGCTCAGGCCAAGGCCAAGGCCGTCGACTTGTTAAAGCTCGTTAAGATCCCCGAGGCCGAAAACAGAGTGAATCAATACCCCCACCAACTCTCGGGCGGCATGCGGCAGCGGGTCATGATTGCCATGGCGTTGGCCTGTGACCCAACGGTGCTGATTGCGGACGAGCCAACGACCGCATTGGACGTAACGATTCAGGCTCAGATTCTGAACCTGATGCGGGAGCTGCGCGATCGCACTGGCGCATCCATTGTTTTGATCACGCATGATCTTGGGGTTGTCGCCGAGATGGCTCAGCGGGTGGTGGTGATGTATGCCGGCAAAAAAGTCGAAGAGGCCGACGTGAAAGAACTTTTTGCCTCGCCCCTGCACCCTTACACCCGTGGTCTGATGAATTCCATGCCCAAGCTTGACGAAGAAGAATCCAAACGCCTGGAAGAGATTCCTGGCATGGTGCCATCACTTCGTGAGCCAATTGTGGGCTGTGCTTTTGCGCCCCGGTGTTCCCACGCGACTGAGAAGTGTCGCAAAGAGACGCCAGTCTTGGAACAAAAAAAATCAGACCACCTTGCTGCCTGTTGGCATTCTGAAAAATTTCTGTCTGGAGTTCATGCATGA
- a CDS encoding dipeptide ABC transporter ATP-binding protein, with protein sequence MSQPQPLLEVKDLKKHYPIRKGLFGRVSGQVHAVDGVSFTIGEGETLGLVGESGCGKSTVGRTVLKLIDPTSGEISWRGRRIDGLSRANMRPFRQEIQAVFQDPYSSLNPRMRAIDIVSEPLINFEKFSKSAGRDQVAYLFEKVGLRPDQMIRFPHEFSGGQRQRLGIARALSVKPRLIMCDEPVSALDVSVQAQVINLLIDLQKEFGLSYLFVAHDLAVVRHISHRVAVMYLGRIVELAETRTLFDSPKHPYTEALLSAVPIPDPTLKRKQIVLQGDVPSPINRPSGCHFHTRCPYAQERCRNEEPVTRELSPGHIVACHFPVNAK encoded by the coding sequence ATGAGCCAGCCTCAGCCTTTGCTGGAAGTTAAAGATTTAAAGAAGCACTATCCGATTCGCAAGGGGCTTTTTGGCCGTGTGTCGGGTCAGGTCCATGCGGTGGATGGGGTGTCGTTCACGATTGGCGAGGGCGAGACCCTTGGTCTGGTGGGGGAGAGTGGCTGTGGCAAGTCAACGGTGGGTCGAACTGTTCTCAAGCTGATTGATCCCACATCGGGCGAGATTAGCTGGCGCGGTCGACGCATTGATGGGTTAAGTCGGGCCAATATGCGGCCATTTCGCCAAGAGATTCAGGCGGTTTTTCAAGACCCCTACTCATCGCTCAACCCCCGCATGCGGGCAATCGATATTGTGTCTGAGCCGCTGATCAACTTTGAGAAGTTCTCAAAATCGGCAGGCAGGGACCAGGTCGCCTATTTGTTTGAGAAGGTCGGCCTTCGCCCCGATCAGATGATTCGTTTCCCGCACGAGTTTTCTGGCGGTCAGCGTCAGCGTCTGGGCATTGCACGTGCGCTCTCGGTGAAGCCTCGGCTGATCATGTGTGACGAGCCCGTCTCAGCACTGGATGTATCCGTGCAGGCCCAGGTGATTAACCTGCTGATTGATTTGCAAAAAGAGTTCGGCCTGTCCTATCTGTTTGTGGCGCATGACTTGGCAGTGGTCCGGCATATCAGTCACCGTGTGGCGGTGATGTATCTGGGTCGAATTGTGGAGTTAGCCGAAACGCGCACCTTGTTTGATAGCCCTAAGCATCCCTACACGGAAGCTTTGCTGTCAGCGGTACCCATTCCAGATCCAACACTTAAGCGTAAACAGATCGTGTTGCAGGGGGATGTGCCAAGCCCGATCAATCGACCATCGGGTTGTCATTTCCACACCCGCTGCCCTTATGCCCAGGAGCGTTGCCGCAACGAGGAGCCGGTCACGCGCGAGCTGTCACCTGGCCATATCGTGGCCTGTCACTTTCCAGTTAACGCCAAATAA
- a CDS encoding M20 family metallopeptidase, with product MAALTNPVSLTQDLLRFNTINPPGQEAACARYLGDALSKVGFCCKYKELAPNRLSLVATIGGQEGRLPLGFTGHIDTVPLGGATWTKDAFGESLEGGKLFGRGSSDMKSGVGAFVAAAIASADELRDSAGVTMVITADEECGCGGAKQLVEDGTLLGNVGALIVGEPTNNYPLVGHKGALWLEAVAKGVTAHGSMPERGVNAVYKAAKAVMALENFHFPDCKHRLMGSPTLNVGNFFGGMNINSVPDSARIGIDIRTVAGMNHADVKARVQETIGPDLELNTLVDVGPVFTEPDNDWVQQVFGVMEKQLGEPPQAKTVSYFTDAAILHQAYVNTPTVVLGPGEAQMAHQTDEYCLVDRLEQGFDGYRDLIRAWIK from the coding sequence ATGGCTGCATTGACGAATCCGGTCTCGTTAACACAAGACTTATTGCGGTTTAACACCATCAATCCCCCTGGCCAAGAGGCAGCCTGTGCCCGTTATCTTGGCGATGCGTTAAGCAAGGTCGGGTTTTGCTGCAAGTACAAAGAGCTCGCCCCGAATCGACTCAGCCTGGTGGCCACCATCGGTGGCCAGGAGGGTCGTCTGCCACTTGGGTTCACTGGCCATATTGACACGGTTCCCTTGGGTGGCGCTACCTGGACGAAAGACGCTTTTGGTGAATCACTTGAAGGCGGAAAGCTCTTTGGTCGTGGTTCCTCGGATATGAAGAGTGGTGTTGGTGCCTTTGTCGCAGCGGCTATCGCCAGTGCCGATGAACTGCGCGACTCTGCAGGGGTAACTATGGTGATCACGGCAGATGAAGAATGTGGCTGTGGCGGTGCTAAGCAGTTGGTAGAAGACGGAACGCTTCTTGGAAACGTTGGCGCATTGATTGTGGGCGAACCAACCAACAACTATCCGTTGGTGGGCCACAAGGGCGCACTCTGGTTAGAGGCGGTCGCCAAAGGGGTGACGGCCCACGGCTCAATGCCTGAGCGCGGCGTGAACGCCGTCTACAAAGCGGCCAAAGCGGTGATGGCTTTGGAAAATTTCCATTTCCCAGATTGCAAGCATCGGCTGATGGGATCGCCAACATTAAACGTGGGTAATTTCTTTGGTGGCATGAATATCAATTCGGTGCCGGATTCTGCCCGTATTGGCATTGATATTCGTACGGTTGCGGGCATGAACCATGCGGATGTGAAAGCCCGAGTGCAAGAAACAATTGGACCAGACTTAGAGCTCAATACCCTGGTTGATGTCGGCCCGGTCTTCACCGAGCCAGACAACGACTGGGTTCAGCAGGTCTTTGGCGTCATGGAAAAGCAGCTTGGCGAACCGCCACAGGCCAAAACCGTGTCGTATTTTACAGACGCCGCTATTTTGCATCAGGCCTATGTCAATACCCCCACGGTTGTGCTTGGTCCCGGTGAGGCCCAGATGGCCCATCAGACCGACGAATACTGCCTGGTCGATCGCTTGGAGCAGGGCTTTGACGGCTATCGTGATCTGATCCGTGCTTGGATTAAATAA